A single window of Flammeovirga agarivorans DNA harbors:
- a CDS encoding WD40/YVTN/BNR-like repeat-containing protein — MKTISPILLLFLLLFFSCNQINPSGSDLKQREFENWIEIPIPDGREAFGIAGSLSDTLLVTTWTNAYYSTDSGNTWILSKNFQGPIYDLVDRNDTIFAMQLTTIKDYLGPPSIRNQQFSKNGYYFTTDFGKTWEKDETSNYFELESPIGIATSKNGTVYRLNHDLNWISANTYEINYSDIEKHIGLHWELVDLPVKYGLNNLYFDKDNHLYVSAKSDKYIVEINYQGPYQTQPGLIYYYKKEL; from the coding sequence ATGAAAACTATTTCTCCAATTTTATTGCTCTTTCTATTATTATTTTTTTCATGTAATCAAATTAATCCAAGTGGTTCTGATTTAAAGCAAAGAGAATTTGAGAATTGGATTGAAATTCCTATTCCAGATGGGAGAGAGGCATTTGGTATCGCTGGTAGTCTTTCAGATACTTTATTAGTAACTACTTGGACAAATGCATATTATTCGACAGACAGTGGTAATACTTGGATTTTATCAAAGAATTTTCAAGGTCCTATTTATGATTTAGTAGATAGAAATGATACTATTTTTGCAATGCAGCTGACAACTATAAAAGATTATCTTGGACCACCATCAATAAGAAATCAACAATTTTCAAAAAATGGTTATTACTTTACTACAGATTTTGGAAAAACATGGGAGAAAGATGAGACAAGTAATTATTTTGAATTAGAAAGTCCAATTGGCATTGCAACTTCAAAAAATGGAACAGTTTATAGATTAAATCACGATCTAAATTGGATTTCTGCAAACACCTACGAAATCAATTATTCTGATATTGAAAAGCATATTGGATTACATTGGGAATTAGTAGACCTTCCTGTAAAATATGGCTTAAATAATCTATATTTTGATAAAGATAATCATCTTTACGTATCAGCTAAATCCGACAAATATATAGTTGAAATAAATTATCAAGGACCTTATCAAACACAACCTGGATTAATTTATTATTATAAAAAAGAACTATAG
- a CDS encoding ATP-binding protein, with protein sequence MTSVNTEGFKAESYYQMLEEKDKILSLIYDTVGDVIFALNVNSTGEYIFSSVNQSFLNATGLNRDQVIGKNVKEVIPEPSLSLVLGHYETAIRTKSSVSWEEITPYPTGRKIGEVRIAPIFDQNDRCKMLIGSVHDITESRNYAKKLEDSMEKVAQKNYELEQMGYVTSHDLREPLNTIQSFSMLLKEELSELDNIGNSEKYLEFINSATGRMQVLLKGMLDYNVIGKQLQLKRSDLNAVVDVVLADLAGSIMKVEAEVIVPELPTLNVYETELRLLFQNLISNSIKYRQPDVPIKIEITSEQLDEKWKIEVIDNGIGIEEEYFERVFHVFQRLHKKNEFEGAGIGLSICKKVIDLHDGQIWVEKNQPQGSKFCFTISNELV encoded by the coding sequence ATGACTTCTGTTAACACCGAAGGATTTAAAGCAGAATCCTACTATCAAATGTTGGAAGAGAAAGACAAAATCCTATCGTTAATTTATGATACGGTAGGCGATGTTATCTTTGCCCTAAACGTAAACTCCACTGGAGAATACATCTTCAGTTCAGTAAACCAAAGTTTTTTAAACGCTACAGGATTAAATCGGGATCAAGTAATTGGAAAAAATGTAAAGGAAGTAATTCCTGAACCCTCCTTGTCTTTAGTATTAGGCCACTATGAAACGGCTATTCGTACCAAGTCTAGTGTAAGTTGGGAGGAGATTACACCTTATCCTACAGGGAGAAAAATAGGTGAAGTGAGAATTGCTCCAATTTTTGATCAGAATGATCGTTGTAAAATGCTTATTGGTAGTGTGCATGATATTACCGAAAGCAGAAATTACGCAAAGAAACTTGAAGACTCCATGGAAAAAGTAGCTCAAAAGAATTATGAGCTAGAACAAATGGGTTATGTCACATCACATGATTTAAGAGAACCATTAAATACTATTCAAAGTTTTTCTATGTTATTGAAAGAAGAACTTTCTGAACTTGATAACATAGGCAATTCTGAGAAATACCTGGAATTTATAAATTCAGCTACGGGAAGAATGCAAGTTCTATTGAAGGGTATGTTGGATTATAATGTAATTGGAAAACAACTTCAATTAAAAAGGTCTGATCTAAACGCCGTTGTAGATGTCGTATTGGCTGATTTAGCTGGATCAATCATGAAAGTGGAAGCCGAGGTGATTGTCCCTGAACTACCTACATTAAATGTTTATGAGACTGAACTTAGATTATTATTCCAAAACTTAATCAGTAATTCAATAAAATACAGACAACCTGATGTACCAATAAAAATTGAAATTACCTCAGAACAACTAGATGAAAAATGGAAAATTGAGGTAATCGATAACGGTATAGGTATTGAAGAAGAATATTTTGAAAGAGTATTCCATGTTTTCCAAAGACTACATAAAAAAAATGAATTTGAAGGAGCCGGTATAGGCCTATCTATTTGTAAAAAAGTAATTGATTTACATGATGGGCAAATATGGGTTGAAAAGAACCAGCCACAAGGAAGTAAGTTTTGTTTTACAATAAGTAATGAATTAGTATGA
- a CDS encoding VOC family protein has product MRVILMTVFVLSVGWTNAQSTNKMKLNAGIITEKLQETKKFYIEVLDFGVSFENEFYLLLHTPNQSSEISFLQPNHPSQKYIFQSEFSGKGVYFTIEVENIDEVYNDLKSKGVQIEVEIRDEPWGDRHFAIKDPNGIGIDIVTYTKPKE; this is encoded by the coding sequence ATGAGAGTAATATTAATGACTGTGTTTGTTCTTTCAGTAGGTTGGACAAATGCACAATCAACAAATAAGATGAAACTTAACGCAGGAATAATCACTGAAAAATTACAGGAAACTAAGAAGTTTTATATCGAGGTTTTGGACTTTGGAGTAAGTTTTGAAAACGAATTTTACCTATTGCTTCACACACCCAATCAATCTTCAGAAATCAGTTTCTTACAACCAAATCATCCAAGTCAAAAATACATTTTCCAATCTGAATTCAGTGGGAAAGGAGTATACTTTACGATTGAAGTTGAGAATATAGATGAAGTCTATAATGACCTAAAAAGTAAAGGAGTGCAAATTGAAGTTGAAATACGAGATGAGCCTTGGGGTGACAGGCATTTTGCAATTAAAGACCCCAATGGAATTGGAATCGATATTGTGACTTATACCAAACCTAAAGAATAA
- a CDS encoding outer membrane protein assembly factor BamB family protein → MKSLFSILIITIYSSVLYGQTSLVWEYKLSQGVYSSPVIDNNVLFIGSNDSSFYALDKSNGQLLWKYRTKGELKSQPLVYKESVIFNSTDGFIYSVNKKTGQLIWRFATEGEKRKDIWDYYLSSPTLSEDKLFIGSGDGHLYTLNPNNGELIWKHKTGGIIHANPLVYQHKVFIGSFDGFFYALNVENGELIWKFKTIGDEYFPNGEIQKGATIYKNSIIFGSRDYNIYSLNIETGRGMWNRKEKGSWVVAEPLIVDDIVYFGTSDSHRFCGLNASNGYDKYSLPLNMRVYGKAIFYDGDIYFGCFNGKLYKFNIGDEELSQVFQTHGSENNYFNVYNKKDEFVDGFNLYDDNYKEAEEKILSLGAILSTPIVDNQVIYFGDSNGYIYAYKLKELE, encoded by the coding sequence ATGAAAAGTCTTTTTTCAATTTTAATCATCACTATCTACTCTTCAGTATTATATGGGCAAACTTCTTTAGTATGGGAGTATAAACTCAGTCAGGGAGTATATTCATCACCTGTAATTGATAACAACGTTCTATTTATTGGGAGTAATGATTCTAGCTTTTATGCATTAGATAAATCTAATGGTCAATTGCTTTGGAAATACCGAACTAAAGGAGAACTGAAATCTCAACCTTTAGTTTATAAGGAGTCCGTAATTTTCAACAGTACTGATGGGTTCATTTATTCTGTCAATAAAAAAACAGGACAACTGATTTGGCGATTTGCTACTGAAGGGGAAAAAAGAAAAGACATATGGGATTATTACCTTTCTTCTCCAACTCTATCAGAGGATAAACTATTTATCGGAAGTGGAGATGGTCATCTTTATACCTTAAACCCTAACAATGGGGAATTAATTTGGAAGCATAAAACGGGAGGAATTATTCATGCGAATCCTCTAGTCTATCAGCACAAAGTATTTATAGGAAGCTTTGACGGGTTCTTTTATGCCCTAAATGTAGAGAATGGGGAACTGATCTGGAAGTTTAAAACCATTGGTGATGAATATTTTCCAAACGGTGAAATTCAGAAAGGAGCAACAATTTATAAGAACTCAATCATTTTTGGTAGTAGGGATTATAATATCTATTCTCTAAATATCGAAACTGGCAGGGGAATGTGGAATAGAAAAGAGAAGGGCAGTTGGGTAGTTGCAGAACCTCTGATTGTAGATGATATTGTTTACTTCGGAACTTCAGATTCTCATCGTTTCTGTGGACTAAATGCATCAAATGGTTATGATAAATATTCTTTACCATTAAACATGAGAGTATATGGTAAGGCCATTTTCTATGATGGCGATATTTATTTTGGTTGTTTTAATGGAAAGCTCTATAAGTTTAATATTGGTGACGAAGAATTAAGTCAAGTCTTTCAAACGCATGGTAGTGAAAATAATTACTTTAATGTGTATAACAAAAAAGATGAGTTTGTCGATGGGTTTAACTTATATGACGATAACTATAAAGAAGCAGAAGAGAAAATCCTAAGCTTAGGTGCTATACTTTCTACACCTATAGTAGACAATCAGGTTATCTATTTTGGTGACTCAAATGGGTATATATATGCGTATAAGTTAAAAGAGTTAGAATAA
- a CDS encoding helix-turn-helix domain-containing protein — protein sequence MNNKKSEVNELKSIRKYYKPIQPTVSVDDNEICYHETQPKKEIEDFIYCFWQLKTQKYLENDYNYRVVSDGCIDIFFDHKKPIENFVMGFCRKFVQFPIGKEFNYIGIRFLPSAFTHLFGVDAKSVSNQSQELNSILPDFSKWITSEIKPEESFGNITKILNEKLLGLSQKQCIVYDHRFLDALNLIFKCRGFLDTEKDLTIGLSPRQLRRIFNFYIGTTPKSFSNVVRFQHILNTKPTKQSLKENKLYFDVGFFDQAHFIKSFKTFYGVTPSEAFR from the coding sequence GTGAATAATAAAAAAAGCGAAGTGAATGAATTGAAATCCATAAGAAAATACTATAAACCTATACAGCCAACAGTTTCGGTTGATGATAACGAAATATGTTATCATGAAACCCAGCCCAAAAAAGAAATTGAGGATTTCATTTATTGTTTTTGGCAACTTAAAACGCAGAAATATTTAGAAAACGACTATAATTATCGAGTAGTTTCTGATGGTTGTATTGACATATTTTTTGATCACAAAAAACCAATTGAAAACTTTGTGATGGGATTTTGTAGAAAGTTTGTTCAGTTTCCAATTGGGAAAGAATTTAATTATATCGGTATACGGTTTTTACCTTCTGCATTCACACATTTGTTCGGAGTGGATGCCAAATCTGTAAGCAATCAATCTCAAGAACTAAATAGTATTTTACCTGACTTTTCAAAATGGATTACTTCAGAAATTAAACCAGAGGAATCATTTGGAAATATCACAAAAATCCTGAATGAAAAACTACTTGGACTCTCACAGAAACAATGTATTGTTTACGACCACCGATTTTTAGATGCGTTAAATTTAATATTCAAGTGTCGTGGATTTTTGGATACCGAAAAAGACCTTACTATAGGATTAAGTCCGAGACAACTTCGCAGAATTTTCAACTTTTATATCGGTACAACTCCAAAATCATTTAGTAATGTTGTGCGTTTTCAACATATTCTTAATACAAAACCTACAAAACAAAGCCTAAAAGAAAACAAACTCTACTTTGATGTTGGTTTTTTTGATCAAGCTCATTTCATTAAAAGTTTTAAAACATTTTATGGAGTAACACCTTCCGAAGCTTTCCGTTAA
- a CDS encoding alpha/beta hydrolase family protein, producing the protein MLILFPNSTNKVLLVFFFLFVGLNSSVLSQEVQSKSNKINRGDLISYKWINELKANEINEHFPELEEREGDITHLPKYDIDLYKIVYNSTFKGKIIELSGLVIIPKLRGALRHLQFHHGTIFPYPKGKGGGSLDAPSLYDGKMVTEYKAQYGARLFGNYLGSYGYVVSMPDYIGYGVTSGYEHTYSVNNRLAEQSVDMILATRQLCLELNVELNDQLFLSGWSEGGAAAVATQKLIEKDYIDDIKVTANAPLAGFYNISYYSKKFIKLLPYVRKDWGGSLNVIIWTLYSMNQYADDSPIPNDKIFKYTVNDQYDVLNKRPSNRPSKNFRFVRGKNRKSLFKKFEENSLHDGWTPKAPIYFHHGTKDRIVYYPDNVEVAVNTLRENGGETYLKKYEGYDHYSLVFLYLLSMVEDFDKYVLADQKLN; encoded by the coding sequence ATGTTAATACTATTCCCAAACTCAACTAATAAAGTTTTACTTGTTTTCTTTTTTCTATTTGTTGGACTTAACTCTTCTGTTTTATCACAAGAAGTTCAATCTAAATCAAACAAAATAAATAGAGGGGATTTAATTTCTTATAAATGGATCAACGAGTTAAAAGCAAATGAAATAAATGAACATTTCCCTGAGTTAGAAGAGCGAGAAGGAGATATTACTCACTTACCAAAATATGATATTGATTTATATAAAATAGTCTACAACTCTACCTTTAAAGGTAAGATTATTGAACTTTCTGGATTAGTTATAATACCAAAATTAAGAGGAGCATTAAGGCATTTACAATTTCATCATGGAACAATATTTCCTTATCCTAAAGGAAAAGGTGGAGGAAGCTTGGATGCCCCTTCATTATATGATGGAAAGATGGTTACTGAATATAAAGCACAGTACGGTGCAAGGCTTTTTGGTAACTATTTAGGAAGTTACGGGTACGTCGTTAGTATGCCAGATTATATCGGTTATGGTGTAACATCTGGATACGAACATACATACTCCGTTAACAATAGATTAGCAGAACAATCTGTTGATATGATATTAGCCACACGACAACTTTGTTTAGAATTAAATGTTGAACTTAACGATCAATTGTTTTTATCTGGATGGTCAGAGGGTGGAGCAGCAGCTGTTGCAACTCAAAAGTTAATAGAGAAAGACTATATTGATGATATTAAAGTAACCGCTAATGCTCCATTAGCAGGTTTTTACAATATTTCATATTATTCTAAAAAGTTTATCAAATTGCTCCCTTATGTGAGAAAGGATTGGGGAGGTAGTTTAAATGTAATAATATGGACATTATATTCAATGAATCAATATGCAGATGATTCCCCAATACCAAATGATAAGATATTTAAGTATACTGTCAATGATCAATATGATGTTCTAAATAAAAGACCAAGTAACAGACCTTCAAAAAATTTCAGATTTGTAAGAGGAAAAAATAGAAAATCCCTTTTTAAGAAATTTGAAGAAAATAGTTTACATGATGGTTGGACTCCAAAAGCACCAATATATTTCCATCATGGAACAAAAGATAGGATAGTTTATTATCCAGATAATGTTGAAGTTGCTGTTAATACGTTAAGAGAAAATGGTGGGGAAACTTATCTTAAAAAGTATGAAGGATATGATCATTATTCATTGGTATTTTTATACCTATTAAGTATGGTTGAAGATTTTGATAAATATGTTTTGGCAGACCAAAAACTAAATTAG
- a CDS encoding response regulator: MSEVLDCIMCIDDDEATNFYNESIIMKMDVIKNHLIYEDAEKALEYLSHPVDSIKVPDLILLDINMPRVNGWDFLDRYIINGFDKKFDQTKIIVLTTSSNPSDILRADSYFCVTGLENKILNATKIKNILTNHFGISFENVH, translated from the coding sequence ATGAGTGAAGTGTTAGATTGTATAATGTGTATTGATGATGATGAGGCTACTAATTTTTATAATGAATCAATTATTATGAAAATGGATGTCATCAAAAACCATTTGATATATGAAGATGCAGAAAAGGCTCTAGAATATCTATCACACCCTGTTGATTCTATTAAGGTACCTGATTTAATATTACTTGATATTAATATGCCTAGAGTTAACGGATGGGATTTCTTGGATCGATATATTATAAATGGTTTTGATAAGAAGTTTGACCAAACAAAAATAATAGTACTCACCACCTCTTCTAACCCTTCAGATATCCTTCGGGCTGACTCCTATTTTTGTGTGACCGGTCTTGAAAATAAGATTTTAAATGCCACCAAAATTAAAAATATTCTAACCAATCATTTCGGAATATCTTTCGAAAATGTTCATTAA
- a CDS encoding DUF3857 domain-containing protein, translating into MTIQFIKAYFLLLLLLLSSLQSFTQVLDDATFISINADRKKSIRRKVILQINNKDENYLSHVEIRHTSKQDFSFDYAKVLDQDGKVVRKLKKNEVFSRHAQSNQAFYQDDIITGFDLFWNQYPYTIEYSYTQVEKEYLYYAFWRPIYDQEAFTVHSSLEVHLRLNFDFQKKSSDELTYFHSKSQSNSILKWDAFHVKYPKQNELLSSRPVFPQVKLIPKEFIYAIHGSTESWSSFGTWMDQLNSGSTNITSNEKEKIENLINGLNTKEEIIKTIYHYLQDHTKYINVSIDAGGLKSYPASYVCEKKYGDCKALTTYMKGMLQSVGIESFYTLVKAGVQKKPIDINLPSQQFNHVILMVPIESDTIWLENTSNCLPFNYIGTFTQDRKALVVDGEDSHLVHLPKLTINDVLVEKNFDYMISENDSSNIKVNITLRGEKFEKSRYSIFKDGGNFIEEMARNHVDMKDFIIKNQVIIDNNRDSTFLKVSLTGISTSVIRKIGNLQVIQPLKLTIPDFEKPSFRETNVSINYPINEQHISELYFNFSEKKEITIPKNIIIENNFGIYKAKFLLNEGHLTITEKLLFYDNKINLEEYSEFYKFISQIKNYKKKSAIILK; encoded by the coding sequence TTGACAATTCAATTCATTAAAGCTTACTTTTTACTTCTATTACTTTTACTTTCATCCTTACAGTCGTTTACTCAAGTTTTGGATGATGCTACATTTATTTCAATAAATGCAGATAGAAAGAAATCAATAAGAAGAAAAGTAATTCTACAGATTAATAATAAAGATGAAAATTACCTTTCACATGTAGAAATTAGACATACATCAAAACAAGATTTTAGCTTTGATTATGCTAAGGTTTTGGATCAAGATGGGAAGGTGGTAAGAAAACTCAAAAAGAATGAAGTTTTCAGTAGACATGCACAATCTAATCAGGCTTTCTATCAAGACGATATAATAACGGGTTTTGATTTATTCTGGAATCAATATCCATATACTATAGAATATTCTTATACTCAAGTAGAAAAGGAATATTTGTATTACGCTTTTTGGAGGCCTATTTATGATCAAGAGGCTTTTACAGTCCATAGTTCATTAGAAGTTCATTTACGTTTGAACTTTGATTTTCAAAAAAAGTCATCTGATGAGTTAACTTATTTTCATTCCAAATCACAATCTAATTCTATTTTGAAATGGGATGCTTTTCATGTAAAATACCCAAAACAGAATGAGTTATTATCATCAAGGCCAGTATTTCCTCAAGTCAAATTAATACCAAAAGAATTTATTTATGCTATTCATGGTTCAACTGAGTCATGGTCATCTTTTGGTACTTGGATGGACCAATTAAACAGTGGTTCTACAAATATCACATCTAACGAAAAAGAAAAAATAGAGAACCTGATTAATGGTCTAAATACTAAAGAAGAGATAATTAAAACAATTTATCATTACTTACAAGATCATACAAAGTATATAAATGTTTCTATTGATGCTGGAGGCTTGAAAAGCTATCCGGCTTCTTATGTTTGTGAAAAGAAGTATGGAGATTGTAAAGCATTAACGACTTATATGAAAGGTATGCTTCAATCTGTTGGTATAGAATCTTTTTATACACTTGTTAAGGCAGGAGTACAGAAAAAACCAATTGATATTAATTTACCAAGTCAACAGTTTAATCATGTTATCCTTATGGTTCCAATAGAATCTGATACGATTTGGTTAGAAAATACATCGAATTGTCTTCCTTTCAATTATATAGGAACATTTACTCAAGACCGGAAAGCATTAGTAGTTGATGGAGAAGATAGCCATTTAGTTCACCTTCCAAAATTAACTATTAATGATGTTTTAGTAGAAAAGAACTTTGATTATATGATCTCTGAAAATGATTCTTCAAATATTAAAGTGAATATCACACTTAGAGGAGAAAAGTTTGAGAAGAGTAGGTATTCAATATTCAAAGATGGAGGTAATTTTATAGAAGAAATGGCTAGGAATCATGTTGACATGAAGGATTTTATAATAAAAAATCAAGTGATTATTGATAACAATAGAGACAGTACTTTTTTAAAAGTAAGTCTTACTGGAATATCTACTTCAGTAATTAGAAAAATAGGAAACCTTCAAGTAATTCAACCTTTAAAGCTGACCATTCCGGATTTTGAAAAACCAAGCTTCAGAGAAACTAATGTTTCAATAAACTATCCCATAAATGAACAACATATAAGTGAATTATATTTCAATTTTTCTGAGAAGAAAGAAATTACTATTCCTAAAAATATAATTATAGAAAATAACTTTGGGATATATAAAGCCAAGTTTCTTTTAAACGAAGGTCACCTCACTATTACAGAAAAGCTACTTTTCTATGACAATAAGATCAATCTTGAAGAATACTCTGAATTCTATAAATTCATTTCTCAAATAAAAAACTACAAGAAAAAATCAGCAATTATTTTAAAATGA
- a CDS encoding DUF3857 domain-containing protein, which yields MKYLFIITLLFTQFSFGQTKKIKFGEISKEEIDMKIYQKDKDAKAVILFDKGESYFYDNHGGYDIRFTRHKRLKIFDKTDTKNAEVSIFYYINDDGKSEKVKSIKAVTYNYNNGIQTKKELDASSVYEEKINSRWRCKKFVFPNVQDGSILEYTYKLETPFKFNLPNWEFQSRIPTIYSEYNVSLIPFYEYVFQLQGISRFDYRNSVRSRKTREWGGVAKVYGQNVSGGLEFYDQLHTYVLKDVPAFVDESFISSINDYLIKINFQLSKFNQPTGGSISFMTTWTELNELLLKNDNFGKYIKGSSKIAKKILATELNISSQSDRDKAKTIIKYVKNNFEWNGYNGKYASQSPKSFYNHKEGNSADINLFMIALLNEAGVETKPLILSTRQNGKLISKYPFDHSTNYVIAFLNIESPFMSDGTDVLLPYNRLPLKCIHEKGIIVDDNEETKWVSLENNVSALEKHIIQLKIDNSFNGSGNISILNTGYNSYLTRQLFQNDEGKIKEFFSKELGGEIINVRASDYKKVNIPHSIHLKTNLESEIVANNVVIKPLLNLPITENYFTQKERKHLVDFIYKRNQEFESTLEIPSNLSLVELPPNYQFENSLVNINLLYTVKDNIIVTKGSYSFKKTKYQPSEYAQVKRYFDQIIKKFNQPLVFETIEKHQK from the coding sequence ATGAAATATCTATTTATCATTACGTTACTTTTTACTCAATTTTCATTTGGGCAAACTAAGAAAATTAAATTTGGCGAAATTTCTAAGGAGGAAATTGATATGAAAATTTATCAAAAAGATAAAGATGCAAAAGCTGTTATTCTTTTTGATAAAGGGGAATCCTATTTTTATGACAATCATGGGGGATATGATATCCGTTTTACACGTCATAAAAGACTTAAAATATTTGATAAGACGGATACAAAAAATGCAGAAGTATCTATTTTCTATTATATAAATGATGATGGAAAATCTGAAAAAGTAAAATCCATAAAAGCAGTTACTTACAACTATAATAATGGTATACAAACAAAAAAAGAGTTGGATGCTTCATCAGTTTATGAAGAAAAAATAAATTCTCGTTGGCGATGTAAAAAATTCGTTTTTCCTAATGTACAGGATGGGTCAATTCTGGAATATACTTACAAATTGGAAACACCTTTTAAGTTTAATTTACCTAATTGGGAGTTTCAGAGTAGGATTCCAACGATTTATAGTGAATACAATGTCAGTTTAATTCCATTCTATGAATACGTTTTTCAATTACAAGGTATTTCGAGGTTTGATTATAGAAATTCCGTTAGATCTAGAAAAACGAGAGAATGGGGTGGTGTTGCAAAAGTATATGGGCAAAATGTTAGTGGTGGTTTAGAGTTTTACGATCAATTACATACTTATGTATTAAAAGATGTTCCTGCCTTTGTAGATGAATCTTTTATATCATCTATTAATGATTACCTGATTAAAATTAACTTTCAATTATCTAAGTTTAATCAACCAACAGGTGGATCGATTTCATTTATGACCACATGGACAGAATTGAATGAATTGCTTTTGAAAAATGATAACTTTGGAAAATACATAAAAGGTAGTTCAAAGATTGCAAAAAAGATATTGGCTACTGAATTGAATATAAGCTCTCAATCTGACCGCGATAAGGCAAAAACCATTATAAAGTATGTGAAAAACAATTTTGAATGGAATGGCTATAATGGAAAATATGCTTCTCAATCACCTAAGAGCTTTTATAACCATAAGGAAGGTAATAGTGCTGATATCAATTTATTTATGATTGCTCTACTAAACGAAGCAGGAGTAGAAACTAAACCGTTGATTTTAAGCACAAGACAAAATGGTAAATTAATAAGTAAATATCCATTTGACCATTCAACTAATTATGTCATTGCCTTTTTAAATATTGAATCACCTTTTATGTCAGACGGTACAGATGTTTTATTGCCTTACAACAGGCTTCCTTTAAAATGTATTCATGAAAAAGGTATCATTGTCGATGATAATGAAGAAACAAAATGGGTTAGTTTAGAGAATAATGTTTCTGCTCTAGAGAAGCATATTATTCAATTAAAAATCGATAACTCTTTTAATGGGTCTGGTAATATTTCCATTCTTAATACGGGTTACAATTCTTATCTGACACGTCAATTATTTCAAAACGATGAGGGTAAAATAAAAGAGTTCTTTTCGAAAGAATTGGGTGGAGAAATAATAAATGTAAGAGCATCTGATTATAAAAAGGTGAATATTCCTCATTCAATACACTTAAAGACAAACTTAGAATCGGAGATTGTAGCAAATAATGTTGTAATAAAGCCTTTATTAAACTTACCGATTACCGAGAATTATTTTACTCAAAAGGAAAGAAAGCACCTAGTTGATTTTATTTATAAAAGGAATCAAGAGTTTGAATCGACTTTAGAAATTCCAAGTAATTTATCTTTAGTCGAACTTCCACCGAATTACCAATTTGAAAATTCACTCGTGAATATAAATTTACTTTATACGGTTAAAGATAATATTATTGTAACCAAAGGAAGCTATAGTTTTAAGAAGACAAAATACCAACCAAGCGAATATGCACAAGTAAAAAGATATTTTGATCAGATCATTAAGAAGTTTAATCAGCCTTTAGTTTTTGAAACTATAGAAAAACATCAAAAGTAA